Proteins from a genomic interval of Papaver somniferum cultivar HN1 chromosome 4, ASM357369v1, whole genome shotgun sequence:
- the LOC113275288 gene encoding pentatricopeptide repeat-containing protein At5g43790-like, with product MKPEHLINHPTLILLGKCKSLTTLKKIHAQMITTGLILHTFPLSRILLYSSTLSLTYSLTIFNQIIKPSIFLFNTLISSFASNKNPQISFSLYSQILSHKTLKPNNFTYPSLFKACGSHPSWLHHGRAIHTHVLKFLEPNTVDNFVQASLVNFYSKFGNLGLSRCLFNQIKKPDLATWNSILSAYANPTTTTSVDEQDTTSLSIEVLCLFNEMLLAQCRPNEVTFVAVITACAKLGAFTQGSWAYSYILRNNLKLNRFVVTSLIDMFAKCGCLDFAKQLFDQIPEKDVLCYNAMIRGFAVHGYGHQALNLFNKMKVDKVQPDEVTFVVALCACAHVGLVEDGYNCFNSMKDVYGIEPKLEHYACLVDLLARGGRLDEAHRTISLMPMKPNVVLWRSLLGASRVHENLGLGELALRNLIELEPRTSGNYVLLSNMYAKINRWDSVKEVRKAMKNLGVSKLPGSSLIEIDGVLHEFLMGDKTHPNSKEIYVKLEEISKRLNAYGHKSIINEVLFDIEEEEKEGALSYHSERLAIAFALIQAPSNSSVPIRIIKNLRVCSDFHESTKLISKIYGRGIIVRDRNRFHHFKDGTCSCLDYW from the coding sequence ATGAAACCTGAGCatctcatcaatcatccaacTCTAATATTATTAGGAAAATGCAAATCCTTAACCACACTGAAAAAAATCCATGCTCAAATGATCACAACAGGTCTAATACTTCATACATTCCCTCTTAGTAGAATCCTTCTCTATTCATCGACTCTTTCATTAACTTACTCTCTCACAATCTTCAACCAAAttataaagccatcaatcttcttATTCAATACTCTTATATCTTCATTTGCTTCtaataaaaatccccaaatttctttctCTCTATACTCTCAAATTCTATCTCATAAAACTCTAAAACCAAATAATTTCACTTACCCATCTCTGTTTAAAGCTTGTGGTTCTCATCCATCATGGCTTCATCATGGTAGAGCTATTCATACTCATGTCTTGAAATTTCTTGAACCCAATACAGTTGATAATTTTGTTCAAGCTTCTTTGGTTAATTTTTACTCTAAGTTTGGTAATTTGGGTTTGTCTAGATGTTTGTTTAATCAAATTAAGAAACCAGATTTAGCTACTTGGAATTCTATCTTATCTGCTTATGCTAATCCAACTACTACAACTTCTGTTGATGAACAGGATACGACTAGTTTATCAATTGAAGTTTTGTGTTTGTTCAATGAAATGTTGTTAGCACAGTGTAGGCCTAATGAAGTCACATTCGTTGCTGTAATTACTGCTTGTGCTAAGTTAGGAGCTTTTACTCAAGGCTCATGGGCTTATTCTTACATATTGAGGAACAATCTTAAGCTAAATCGTTTCGTTGTTACCTCATTGATTGATATGTTTGCGAAATGTGGGTGTCTTGATTTTGCGAAGCAACTGTTCGATCAAATTCCTGAGAAGGATGTATTATGTTATAATGCGATGATTCGGGGATTCGCAGTGCATGGATATGGTCACCAAGCACTTAACCTGTTCAATAAAATGAAAGTCGACAAGGTACAACCGGATGAGGTAACATTTGTAGTTGCGCTGTGTGCTTGTGCACATGTTGGATTGGTTGAGGATGGTTATAATTGTTTTaattccatgaaagatgtttatggGATCGAACCAAAACTTGAGCATTACGCGTGCCTAGTGGACCTCTTGGCTCGTGGTGGGCGTCTTGATGAGGCTCACAGAACGATTTCACTGATGCCAATGAAGCCTAATGTGGTTCTATGGAGGTCTTTACTAGGAGCATCAAGGGTTCATGAAAATTTGGGGTTAGGGGAACTGGCACTGAGAAACTTGATAGAATTAGAACCAAGAACTAGCGGGAACTATGTGCTCTTATCAAATATGTATGCAAAGATAAATAGATGGGATAGTGTAAAGGAAGTGAGAAAGGCGATGAAGAATTTGGGTGTAAGTAAATTGCCTGGTTCTAGTTTGATTGAGATTGATGGAGTCTTGCATGAGTTTTTGATGGGAGATAAAACACACCCAAATTCAAAGGAAATTTATGTGAAGCTTGAAGAGATTAGTAAGAGATTAAATGCATATGGGCATAAGTCAATTATAAACGAAGTTTTGTTTGACATCGAAGAAGAGGAGAAGGAAGGTGCTCTTAGTTATCATAGTGAAAGGCTTGCAATTGCTTTTGCACTTATACAGGCACCTAGTAATTCAAGTGTACCGATTAGAATTATAAAAAATCTTCGGGTTTGTAGCGATTTTCATGAAAGTACTAAGCTTATATCGAAAATATATGGGAGAGGGATAATTGTTAGAGACAGAAATCGGTTTCACCATTTTAAAGACGGGACTTGTTCTTGCTTGGATTACTGGTGA
- the LOC113275290 gene encoding titin homolog → MAEVIKGSSRKRRGKTTTEALSTDKRKREEDDLDLNLSSDIQGIIAALQNIREKAHKDDKKKSEETIASVSSEVKTILTDAKSKLEKERQTFVKALSKSSKECENSLKDEFAKFQSVYEKFSKEKAAHLQAFEDIFSKFDNEKEKLYLRYEQQRKKEKSMLSEMEKTCADKITAAEESLKKKKKDDKSFSILRKSLGSFLDGASDDDFPADECI, encoded by the exons ATGGCAGAAGTTATTAAAGGGAGTAGTAGAAAACGAAGGGGAAAGACAACAACTGAAGCTTTAAGTACAGataaaagaaagagagaagaggATGATCTAGATCTTAATCTTTCTAG tgATATTCAAGGAATTATTGCAGCACTGCAAAATATTAGAGAAAAAGCTCATAAAGATGATAAGAAGAAGAGTGAAGAAACGATTGCTAG TGTGTCTTCAGAAGTCAAGACAATACTAACTGATGCAAAATCAAAACTCGAGAAAGAACG GCAGACTTTTGTGAAGGCACTTTCAAAGAGTTCTAAAGAG TGTGAGAACTCTCTCAAGGATGAGTTTGCCAAGTTCCAGTCAGTTTATGAGAAATTTTCTAAGGAGAAAGCAGCACATTTGCAGGCGTTTGAAG atatattctccaaatttgaCAATGAAAAGGAAAAGCTGTACCTTCGTTATGAACAACAGA ggaagaaagaaaagagtatGTTATCTGAAATGGAGAAAACCTGTGCTGATAAAATCACAGCAGCTGAAGAATctctaaagaagaaaaagaag GACGACAAATCTTTCAGCATTTTACGCAAATCTCTCGGCTCATTCCTGGATGGTGCCTCAGATGATGATTTCCCGGCTGATGAATGTATATGA